A section of the Schistosoma haematobium chromosome ZW, whole genome shotgun sequence genome encodes:
- a CDS encoding hypothetical protein (EggNog:ENOG41035JV~COG:V) translates to MEIFYQYWLIYQALVNYAEKQVKSDVNFESFNSQTYNRPFGSAPFRSHDCFFEKLYFANDRCSSSPCTDSDMTNGYYWLNSRSLTSSNYGSSNPYGFVFFHPTHQCLLGLHLPNPPFLIALLVHIQEAPWAYHLPSRILLNLGKMSHYYPTTLLSDRDRKILFDCKLDGESFLQLFTNIKPFIYPDFMTFTPKQRCIPLPELLFHINGFYAHLNVVKSESDTNTTTHNDGVEDVIVELLIPMSSCASVARFLDSSAMESMTFALSADCNPMSDSHLVCSQSKILHKGSKDNHNKLICQNVTSSQMTSNLNYFTDQNCFQTFETEAISIENTRLKVTGLSFVAFSGHAPFCSAIIVEDGLYISMTSLKFHQLVNSLKNGYDLSIPIRSSSNIQPSTIVEHINGDFGDDISNRDLFNGNVASSVHVKWFKVFDSFLSSASFSTTVTPCCTNSAGIWDLEPITTFLVPVHYQLWHWIHLNESIIPSSESQLSSLSTTKSSDPPSLRLAWIRFHVLNVDQLEFISTSSSKTITFGHFANEVAECVIKVSLIQKNFKTFLSKLLFYPFTKTCFSVRFYLSQLQCNMICIPSLEIYW, encoded by the exons ATGGAGATATTTTATCAATACTGGCTTATATATCAAGCTTTAGTGAATTATGCTGAGAAACAAGTTAAAAGTGATGTTAATTTTG AATCATTCAACTCTCAAACGTATAATAGACCGTTCGGTTCAGCACCATTTCGTTCACATGATTGTTTCTTTGAAAAACTTTACTTTGCAAATGATCGTTGTTCTAGTTCACCCTGTACTGACTCAGATATGACGAATGGTTACTATTGGCTTAATTCCAGATCTTTAACAAGTAGTAATTATGGAAGTAGCAATCCATATGGATTCGTATTTTTCCATCCAACTCACCAATGTTTATTAGGCCTACATCTACCAAATCCACCGTTCTTAATCGCTCTACTAGTGCATATACAAGAAGCACCTTGGGCATATCATCTACCGAGTAGAATTTTATTGAATCTAGGCAAAATGTCACATTATTATCCAACTACTTTGTTATCCGACCGTGATCGCAAGATTTTATTTGATTGTAAACTAGACGGAGAAAGCTTCTTACAATTATTCACTAATATAAAACCATTTATCTATCCAGATTTCATGACATTTACACCTAAACAAAGATGTATTCCATTACcagaattattatttcatataaatggATTCTATGCACATTTGAATGTAGTTAAAAGTGAATCGGATACGAATACTACTACACATAATGATGGTGTCGAAGATGTAATTGTGGAGCTTCTA ATACCCATGTCTTCATGTGCTTCTGTGGCTAGGTTTCTAGACTCGAGTGCTATGGAGTCAATGACATTTGCCCTATCAGCCGATTGTAACCCAATGTCCGATTCCCATTTAGTTTGTTCGCAGTCAAAAATACTACATAAAGGGTCTAAAGACAACCACAATAAGTTAATTTGTCAGAATGTGACCAGTTCACAAATGACCtcaaatctaaattattttACTGACCAAAATTGTTTCCAGACCTTCGAGACTGAGGCTATTTCAATTGAAAATACAAGACTCAAg GTAACTGGTTTGAGCTTTGTAGCTTTTTCTGGTCACGCCCCATTTTGCAGTGCAATAATCGTCGAGGATGGATTATATATTTCTATGACAAGTTTAAAATTTCATCAGCTTGTCAATAGTTTGAAAAATGGTTACGATTTATCAATTCCTATACGATCAAGTAGTAACATCCAACCATCTACAATAGTAGAACATATCAATGGTGATTTTGGAGACGATATTTCGAATCGCGATCTATTTAACGGAAATGTTGCCTCATCAGTTCACGTAAAGTGGTTTAAAGTGTTTGATTCATTTTTATCAAGTGCTTCATTTAGTACTACCGTCACTCCATGTTGC ACTAATTCTGCCGGCATATGGGACTTGGAACCTATTACTACATTCTTAGTGCCAGTTCATTACCAACTATGGCACTGGATACATCTGAATGAAAGTATTATTCCAAGCAGTGAAAGTCAATTAAGTTCTTTATCGACTACCAAATCAAGTGATCCACCGTCTTTACGATTGGCATGGATTCGATTTCATGTGTTAAACGTTGATCAATTGGAATTTATTAGTACATcctcaagtaaaacaataacttTTGGGCATTTTGCTAATGAAGTAGCTGAATGTGTAATCAAGGTCAGTTTAATCcaaaaaaatttcaaaacttTTTTAAGTAAACTGCTTTTCTATCCATTCACTAAAACTTGTTTTAGTGTGCGTTTTTATCTAAGCCAGCTTCAATGCAATATGATCTGCATTCCAAGTTTAGAAATATACTGGTGA